A single window of Coffea eugenioides isolate CCC68of chromosome 7, Ceug_1.0, whole genome shotgun sequence DNA harbors:
- the LOC113777342 gene encoding ATP-dependent DNA helicase PIF1-like, which translates to MRANVEISGHIWPNFTEYLLRIGNGTKPVVKDENVEIPSKMLIRYSTEEESLAALINTVYPDFSIFASSNYSGINRSILTTKNDFVDEINDSLIQQFPGASFDYISRDACLDPSQQAILEDFINSLTPNGLPPHQLTLKQNTPIMLLRNIDPPEGLCNGTRLVCRSLKPNVIDAVISSGEYSGKQVFLHRICFRIEDDPNCPISIERIQFPVRLCFAMTINKAQGQTLDFVGIYLREPVFSHGQLYVAISSAKSSNSVKVLIRPPIHDTTLDNLTPNIVY; encoded by the coding sequence ATGAGAGCAAATGTTGAGATATCTGGCCACATCTGGCCCAATTTCACGGAATATCTACTGCGGATTGGCAATGGAACAAAGCCAGTAGTAAAGGACGAAAATGTTGAGATACCTTCAAAAATGCTCATTAGATATTCAACTGAAGAAGAATCATTAGCTGCTCTAATCAATACAGTGTATCCAGATTTTTCAATATTTGCTAGCAGCAACTATTCTGGAATCAATAGATCTATCCTGACTACAAAAAATGATTTCGTAGATGAGATCAATGATTCACTAATTCAGCAATTTCCAGGAGCTTCTTTCGACTATATAAGTCGTGACGCATGCCTAGATCCTTCTCAACAAGCAATTCTAGAAGATTTCATAAACAGCCTCACGCCTAATGGGTTACCTCCACACCAATTAACTCTAAAGCAAAATACACCAATTATGTTGCTTCGGAACATTGATCCACCTGAGGGGCTATGTAATGGCACTAGACTTGTGTGCAGATCCTTGAAACCTAATGTAATAGATGCTGTTATAAGCTCAGGTGAATACAGTGGAAAGCAAGTATTTCTGCACAGGATTTGCTTTAGAATTGAAGATGATCCTAATTGTCCAATCTCCATTGAAAGGATACAATTTCCTGTACGGCTATGTTTTGCAATGACTATCAATAAAGCTCAGGGCCAAACTTTAGACTTTGTTGGCATATATCTTCGTGAGCCTGTGTTTTCACATGGGCAACTTTATGTTGCCATTTCAAGCGCCAAAAGTAGCAATTCTGTAAAGGTCCTTATAAGACCACCTATACATGATACTACAttggacaatttgactccaaaTATAGTCTACTAA